The sequence below is a genomic window from Wyeomyia smithii strain HCP4-BCI-WySm-NY-G18 chromosome 1, ASM2978416v1, whole genome shotgun sequence.
ccttcacttattttgttacctatacacaaggtttgttgaactccgggtaaaaatcactcacagcattcttaattcattcattggcaatagaacaaaaaatcgtatagaaataaACACGTTCTTATTTTACCTGATTgtaatacctctcaatgtggtgttacctttcttgttcgtttggctccaattttgacggttcgtttggctcaccgcatatctctcgctctgagtatctctagtttcaccaTACTCATCACTTCACGAAAACTTcctgagaaaaaatcatctgtTTTACGttagggaccatacttaaatgacgtagcatttatgggggaggggggatatcatcattttgtgacaagctaagacaaggggggagggggggttctaGTAAaattgacgtagcattttttttaaagactgatttttttggcaggaaaaatgtatactaaaaatacactaaaacattgcacaaagtattgcagcgagatctgtcgaaatgtttttatctgtggcattctgagATCTTCTAAAAGttctgctacataaacaatcacttggatttccaaacacacaatctgttttgaatacaaaaatcgttgcttttttgtggcttttaacagtgaaaattacaagatactcgtttcatttccggaatattttttgtgttttctgtAGACATGGATCACACTAAGCTATTTAAACACCTTTACTCCTTGTACCAAAACACAGGCCCTTCGAAGCAAAAGATGCAGTCACGAGTctataagttgtaaataaattgaattagacacggttttttttttcaagtattttttgtatgcatgttactacagtcaggtttttattaCGCGAGAGATATTACCTCatgaaaaatccgcgtaaaaacaaggcactaattcgaaaatccgcttaaaaaactcgcgtaaaaaaccacgatagttcaaaaatccgcgttaagtgaaccagcaagaagggctgaaaaaaaaaactgaaaaaaagctgaaaaaaaaacccaagacgctctagaaccagtatttaaaattgtcctttttgacggtcattccggatctttcggagggcgttgggtattttttggactaagtactagataaacactaaaacgtttctggttccaaacccacgttaattcgaaaattcgcgaaaaagtttttgaattagcgtggtttcgcgtaaaaaaaccgcgtaaataaaaaaattcgcgtaaaaaaccgcgttaattcgaaaatccgcgtaaaaaacctcgcAAAAAAGTCCGCGTAAAACAACTTGTATTTtcgtacgtttttttttcagaagcgaagagggggggggggtaatcgaatgctacgtttttttccGGGGGTGGGGTTtaggttttgtgaccaaatgctacaaggggggaggggggtcttaaaaatcatggaaaaaatgctacgtcatttaagtaggTTCCCTTACTCGAACAATACGCACTACACGAAAATAACGAATTGGGAAACGTTACGTGCAGATGGCGCAGGTAGATGATAGAATTCAAACAAAGATTTACCGGTTTTCGGTATGCTCTAGATCTCTTgagcgtacggtcggtgttgacaacaagaggtgaacaatgttcaaaaattttaataatagtttttcaattatttcattatgaagtatgcctacaaaaactacattttcgtgaaccacaaattaagagctttcgattgatgtatatatcatcgttgtccgattgactcagttttttgaaaatttctcaggaattactcaaccacaaattaccacaaattggatttcgaaaccacaaattaaccactaaatattggtgctagaagaatttaaaaaaaaaatactttgtcaagccatcttgaaatgagccaaaatggcggctgtgcagcgattgccgtgaaccgctatttttgaaagttcttccgcggcgagcagtagaagtcgtgcccaactccacctatcaccaaaacaatatttttttcattatctacattaGTATCGCTAGTGAAGAACACgattatatttttaatttttttttgcaaaatggccacggtttagaaaaaaagtgcttttcgacaaaaaaaatcgactttaattgtttataacatttgttgttgttaatcaatcactaaaatcgtgtgtactttactagataatctaatgaagaagctacaggtaaaatttcaagtcaatcggatgtaaactttttcagttctactgctcaccgattttaaaaacatggttttgagaaaaacgcgtttgaagttTTGAAATGCTGTAAATCTCAATAAAGACTCCAATAGTTTTTTTACCtccagtcagctatccctgcgccgtaaagttgttcttcctgggctttatttcctcttcttcctttttttatcTGATGTAAAGCTGCGCCTaccctctttcgcgatatcggtgctcacttccttcgtgggagaagtaaaatacaaagtgccctgccagtcgttgccatccgggGTGAGATAAGGCTTGTCGTCCATTACCACcgtcacgtcgcgattcgccgggaaaatcgacttgaccatcttatctAGCCGCTGTGTCATTacttgcagctccgagaccagtggacggagCTGCCAGTTCCTGACATgtgtgtccatgttcgccagttACTGTTTTCACTGTTTTGCCgtatgcaccaacctcccggtcaagcgtacgcagcgatgtagccacttttccctcagtattcctcttcagcatcctttgaagcttcttgtcgctcagattCGTTGGCCGTCCAGAACCGACCTTTCTTTTAATGccctgattgttgtccaatataTGTTGtaaatgccggaacgggcgtatccggcgtccacaaagtgccgcaaaatgtccgtttttgacgcggcggggtaccgttctttgaaggcgcacacttctgaacggagtagcttcacttttttcgccatcatggATAGAGTTCGACTGGTAGAGCTGTCATATTTTATCTAGACCTGTGCGCtgaccatatcatcggcggcggcggcgtagaaaacattttacctcggcggcgatcggcgcgccggcgtgacgccgttggaATTTTCGGCGGCGGCGTGTAccggcgtgacactaattactACTTCTAAAATATTGCGTATAATGTGTacactctcatggcgtggcggcgcacagcGCTAATTTtatctgctgactcatgggatgggactatgattgatgctgcatggataGTCCgccagtgcgtgtgaaggtgaaCCCATGAAAAACTGGCAATTTGTGTACATTTTTTAACCGCAAATGTTCTCAACGACGAAAAATGAGGATCGGATCGGACTTCGGACCAAACCGgaccggacttttaccggaccctacccggtccgatTTCGAACATTACTCGGGATAAATGGGTCAAAATTATTATTAGATGGTGTTAGGATATTCAAGGTGTGATACAGAAACCTGCggtcgtcattttgaatttcagaATGACGTCTGAAGTTGATTGATGACTTCTGAGTATTATTCCGGTTGCAGAAATACCCCTAATTGGGGGTGTAATTATATACTTTAGGTTGATCCTCAGAGGTTTGAAAATTCAGTCTGGTCATAGGTTTGAAAATTCAGTCTGGAGTCAATTGGTCTTGGTTTTTTGGACCTTTGAGCATCATCCCAAAATTCCCATGAATGATATTTGGACATTTAAAGCTGTATCCCGAAAACCGGGAGTAGTCATCTTGTGTTTCAACGGCGTATTTGGAATTGATTTCGGGCCTCTGGAGTTCTCCCAGTAATTCGTGGATTCGCAGGTAGATACAAAGGCCTTTAGGAACTCATATAAACTGAAGAACTAGGGTCGGTGTAAGCCACCCATGCCACCCAATGGTGTATCTGAAACCTCTTTTTGTTTCCGTTTTCAAATTGTTATTTCAAAAATCGTTTCTTATATGaccacattttttaaaatttacacAATCCTTCTAAACAAACCCTAAACCCAAGGAACCCTGAGACCCTTGCAGCAATGCAAACACAACTGATTGGACTACATAAAACCTGTTCGTCTTGTCTTTTAGTCGAAGCACGTTGTATATTAGCATTTTGCTAAAGAATCTGTTCCAGTTGCATTGGCAAAACGCGCCAAAAGTATTACCGTTATTCCATACCGAAGGTTATGGAGGACAAAGGATAATGATATGAAAAATGTCAATAAGAGTTTAAGTTTGATCAGCATTTTTTTAAAGAGTTGCATGTTCAATAAGTGCTTTATAATATAGCGCTTattcttactgactataaaatGTTAGGAAAACGTCGAAATTGTGAAATAAAATAGTAATAGGAAAATCAAATGAACTCGAAAGTTTTTCTTTGTTTCGAAAAGGAGAAAAACAAGCCTCATTTTGTCACTGATATAATCTGCGAAATTTTGCAGACGGTACTACTGTTTGTTTATGTCAGTTTGGATGGTATTGTTTTACATTAGCAGTTCGAAACCAGCAGCGTAAATTGTCCATGCGGTGTAACGTTTATTTTCACCCATATCGCTGCCAATTGCGGATGCAACAGATGTTAAAGGCAGCAGACCGCGCATGTCATACTAGTTtcacatcttttttttttgttgttttaaataTTACTTTCTCGTCTCacacataatttttattacaggGTGTCAATATCAAGCGTTCGGATGCATCCCAATGGTGGGAGCTGTTCGACACCAACACCTGCCGGTTCTACTACTACAACGTGGCCTCTCAAAAGACGGTTTGGCATCGGCCGCAGAACTGTGATATCATCCCGCTCGCGAAACTGCAGACGCTGAAGCAGAATACCGATCCAGGCGATCGGAAGGATAGCCATGGCGGTACGCTACAGCATCACGTATCCAAGCACCATTCCGCCAGTGCTGGTGGGGGATCAGGCACCGTCGGTAAGACCTGCGGCCATCGGACAGCTACCGgtgtgatggattatcgtgacCGAGATCACCATCGAAGTTCCAGCTCTGGGCATCGGTCAGGTCATGATAAACGCAGCAATAGTGACCTGCTGGCAAGTCCACAGGGCCGCCATAGTTTGCAGCATAGGTAAGCATAACAAACGCTTAATCACGTTGAGCTTAGTAGATTAGTTTGTAGTGTCACTAGTTTTAGTTTCCAGACTCTGCTTCCAAAGCAGGGTCGTCGTTATGCAAGCGAGTGAGATTTTTATGTTCCCGTTTTTCTTCTGTTTCTCCTTTTCTTTCGTATGTATGCTACGCACAAAATCAACTACCAACTCTTCTGTTATCTCCATCCTTCTTCTCGACGTCGTGTGAATTGTTTGTGTCTAAATATCGTACGCAATTGAACTGAACCCGGTCAATTGACGCTCgtaaaacccaaaaaaaaaaaacattcagacTACCACCCAAAACCACCGTAACTGATGCAGGGTTTCCGATGGGCGGTCGCACCGGCACTGGCGAATCTCATAAATTTTGCAGGCACGGCCATCCAAGCTCAGGTACTTCGTCCCGCAGCAGTCAAAAGTACCTTGACTCGGGTAAGTCCAGCGACAGCAGTCTTTCGAGCGCGCACGGTTATCACCGACGTATGCAGGATGGTGGTAGCCTGCGGATGGGCACCGGAACCGCAGGGAAAAAGCACGCTGGTGCTTCAGTCGGGGATAATTGGTAAGATATACGTGTCCCTGTTGCTCGCCCGGTGGTTGGTGGTAGAATATGCTCAATCGGTGGTTTCTAATATTTTCTGctcttgttttttgttttccccCATGCCATCGCTAGCTACCGGATGCTGCAGGAGAGTTCCAGTTCGCACAACATTCCGCACTCGGTTCCATCGTCATCGGTCGAAAAGCTGGGCATGTCGGCGCTGCATCATTCTCCACTACCGCCGCCCCATCAGATGCTGTCGTACTCGATGTCCAACTCTTCGGATCTAGCTGGTGGTGGAAATCTGTCTTCGCCATCACATTCGATGAGTACGCCACAGTTCAAGAAAAAATTCGTACATGATGGTATGGGTTCTAAATCGAACAGCACAGGATTGAAGGACGGTAGCGGGTTGGTATCGAAGCATGAAAGTTTCGATTATTCTGGAAGTGAGTTTCGAATTTGTGAAGTTTCTTTAAACAcgactaatattttttttttcatttcgtagATCCTTCCTCGTCGATCTCGCTGACTCGATCAGGCAGCTTTCTTTCGTCCGCTGGCATCACGTCGGCAGGACCGATGTCTGGGACGCCAGTTTCCCCTCGACCATATCAGCAATCGAGTCAGCAGCCATCACAGCACGGTTCCTCCCATCGGAAGGGCAGTTTTGATGGAAATAACGGTGGTGCGAGCGACGATTCCATGCACGAAAAATACTTTAAATCAGTAGAAAATACTCCAGTCACTCGAAGGCGCCATACTACTGCATCTTCGGCGAAATCGCCGTCCATTCAGCAGCAACAAAAACATTCGAGTGATTCCAGCCCACAGAGTCCCATCAGTCCGCAGCAAGCGCAGCAACAGTTACAGCAGAAAATAGCGAGGCCTTCGGCATTGGCTGTCGAACTCTCACCGGGGACAGCAACCGGCGGTTACAACAAATCTAGTCACAGAAGCAACGATTCCGAGCTGTTCAATCTGGACATTACCAGCAAGCCGGAGAAGTACTTGGATAAGATGAAGATCGATAAAGGCAAGGTTTCGCCGAGCTCGATTTCCATGGGTGGCGGGAGTGCAGCCCAAAGCGTTGGCCTGCAGAAGGCATCTTCGTCCAGCGCAAAGTTATCCTCTAGTCAAACCGAAATGGCGGCTGCTGTCGTATCGCAGAAAACTTCCTCCGGTAAGGACCAATTCTCGTTGAATCTCAACAAACCAAACTTGGAACGGCACAACAAGGAGATGCAACAGAAGCAACAAACTCTGGAAAAGAATCCCGGCACCGGTTCAACACACACGGTTGCATCGAACAACTCATCGTCGCACaacaagcagcagcagcaactgcACGATAGAAAAAAGACTAAAAATTATACTGCCAATCAGGGAACTGGTTTTGATTTCGATTACGATAACGGCAATACATCACCACTTTATTGCAACTGGGATAAGGTTTATTCGAGATTGATCCGCGTTAGCAAACATTATAATTTTATTGGGTTTTCAATTTTAGGAAAAACTCGAGCACTTGCTTCCCCTGCAGCATTACATTCTGGAACAGGCAAAACTGTCCGGTTGCTACGGGTTCGGCGAGTTTCTCGATTCGGACTCGTTACACTCGGACAGTCAGTCGGAGCACTCGTTCTCCGGCCACGAGCCGGACAACGAAGATTCGGACCACTCAGACGGGCGTGGCGATTATCTAGCGCACTATCCGTACGAGGAATATGGTGCCTTCCGGAAGGATGATGGTGGAGGAGTTTCGTACTATAACTTCGATTTCAATTTTGGCGATCGGGAGGAGAAGGAGGATATGTGAGTATTGTTATCAAGCAGTCAATCGAGTGTTACCTTAATCATGTGCTTTCAATTGCAGTTCGGAAGAGGTAACGGCAAAACTGGAAAGCATTCAGGATCAAATCTACAGCCCTGTTAAGAACCATCCCCCTCTGCACAAATACTCACCGTTCCACGCGGCGAAGCAAAGCCTGGAGAGCTCCGGCTTTGGGTCGGATTCGGTTGATCGGGGCAACTTGACGGACAGTAGCCCGGCTGGTTCTCAGGCTCCTCTTGCACAACAAAAAAGTATAAATAAGGCGAGTCTGCTGCAACGCTTTCAAGAGAATCTACTATCGCACGGTTCGACGGCTGGCAATGGGAAGATCGCTGAAATGGCTTTACTGAAGGAGTGCGATATAGAAAAGTTCGCCCAAGATAATTTGAATCTCCACTCGAAGGGTATCTTTAGGAAGAAGTCATCGATTCAGGATATGTTAAGCTGGACGCCGAACGCCATCAGTCGCCCAATGCTCTCGCTGGCGAGAGACAAGGCGGGCAAGAAGATGGCCACCGAATTGTTCAAGCTAGTTCAGATTTACATGGGTGATCGAAAGGCGCGGGTTGGAATGAGTTTAAACTCGGTAGCGATCGATATCATCACGATGGCAATGGGTCAAGCGCAGCTACGAGATGAGTTGTACATACAAATGTGCCGGCAAACCACGGAGAATCCAACGCGCGATTCGTTGATTCGAGGCTGGGAACTAATGGCAATCTGCTTGTCCTTCGTTCCACCGTCGCCAACATTCCAACCGGCCCTGCTAGGCTATATCAATCGACATCGGGATCCCTCTTTTGCGACCAGTTTTCCCGAGGTGGGAAAATGGCCCATTCATGTACAGATTTCACATTACGCAACCATCGCTTGTCGACGGTTGGATCGGATTGGTAGCTCTGGTCGGAAACAGGCCAAAAAGCCAACCGAGGAAGACATCAACCAGGCCCGGGAACAAATATTCCGCGATAGCATGTTCGGTAACACACTTGGCGAGGTGATGCTACTGCAGAAGGACAAATTTCCGGACCGGCAGATTCCGTGGATTCAAACAACACTTTCGGAACAGGTTATACTGCaaccaattttttgtttttgttgttcaaaatttgaTAAGTTTTTCTGTGTTTTTAGGTATTACTGCTGAATGGAAAACAAACCGAGGGTATTTTCCGGGTGCCAGCCGATGTCGATGAGGTTAATTTACTCAAATGTCGTTTGGATAGGTGGGAATTTCCGGAAAATAAAGGAACCATGGGTGAGTTTAAGTACTTTTTTGCTATTGTTGGACGTAATTTATGACGAACATTCCTTCTGAACCGTGTAGATGCTCACGCTCCTGCGAGTTTGCTTAAACTGTGGTATCGCGAGTTGTACGATCCGTTAATACCGGATGAACTGTACGATGAGTGTGTAGCCACAGAAGATCCCGTTGAGGCAACTGCAATAGTGGAAAAGCTGCCTAAGATAAATCGACTGGTAAGATCGCAACTGTTTTTTCGTATTTGTGAAGTTTATCGAACAATCCCTTTCATTCTAAATGTAGGTTCTCAAGTATCTCATACACTTCCTGCAGCAATTTGCTCTGCCAGACGTTGTAGCTAACACAAAAATGGACTCGTCCAACTTGGCAATGGTTTTCGCGCCAAATCTGCTCCGCTGTCAGTCGCAGGATCCAAAGGTAATTCTCGAAAACGCTCGCAAGGAAATGGCCTTCATGCGCACGCTGATACAACACTTAGACACCTCGGGTGTGgcgtatcttgtttgatctgcCCTGCTCTTCGCTGTCTGAATGTTAAATCGTCGACTCATAAAAAgaaactcttacgctggagcgGCGCTACTTTTTAGCTTGTTAAAATCTACACAGGAAAACGTTTTGTTTTGTCGACTCATGTTCAAGCTGTATATACTGTATTTTTATTAGAATTATcatatttttaatgatttttttttctaactgaGATGAATTATCTTTTCGATTTTATTCCTATCAGTCGAAAAGATTAAAACAGATCTCATagcaaacgaagctgttttctttttttgtatAGTAGATCTCAGCTTCAGTTCCCCGGAAACCGTTTTCCAGTCCAGACTACTTAGAATGAAAGCGAAACTAAATAGGTGAACCGTACGTTCGAACATTCACGAATAAGGCGGTTAGTGCCGGAAATGATTTCACAATCCCGCAGTTTTAGTTACCTACCCCGAATGCAATAACATATTTTACATTTAAGAAAAGGGCCATCAAGTCTAGCGAATCAAATCGCAAATAACATTTCGCGCACTCAAATTAGTAAATAACCGTACAATGATAGAAACAGGATAGGAAATACTACTCATTCCAGCAATTAATCGCCTGAAATGCAAATATACATATTAATACAACTCAAAACATTGATCCCACTTCCAAACCCATGATTTTTTCAATCAACTACTTTCGGACACAAAATTCGATCGATTGCTGCTGACCGAATAATGGAAAACGAATAAATAAATCAACTTTGAAGGTACATATTTGCATAAATAAGGATTGAGTCGTTGTTCGAGCTAGCCATGGTTTTCAAACCGTAATGTATTTCAACTGACACACCAACTCTAGATTTCATTGCGTTGTAGATTCGGTTTTTTCCCATTCCCGCTTTTATTTACTGTTTTTATGTTTTAGTGCTGTAGAAAActagttattattttttaaaaagtgtAAAATTGTGTTTTTAAAACCACGTGAAAAACGAAAACCAAACCAAATCTGACTTAGCATTAATATAGTTTTAATTCTATCTGAACAAGTACGATTGCATAAAGAATATTGATGATATCTTATGTATCCTaaatgaaaagagaaaaaaaacagaccCAATTAACATACCGATTACAAATAACGCATACTATTAATCTATTCTGTCCTACCGCAAGCCAGAACTGTATTTCTGGAGTATCCTGAAAATCACAACATTTATCCACTGTTCGGTGAAAGTGAAAGGGCCAAGCAAAATGTAATTGTTTTCGCTCTATTTCCTGCTCGTCAATCATAAGGTGTTTACTTTTTGCGAAACAAGAATTCTATGAGCAACGATAAAAAAAGTAGCACATTCAAAATCCAGTTTGATTTTATAGCTATTGTTTCCTAAGTGTGTTTTGGAGATAGTTcaaccaaatagaacaaaaaaaaaacaaaggatAATAAACCGTTCGTATCGCTTAATCAGCTGGAGAACATATACACTCAAAATACAATTACCATGTTGGCTTGTGATGAGGGAAATATTTGAAATAGGGACATTAGAAACAAACATTTAGGGGTTAGAGAAAACAATCTATACGaatgacacacacacactagaACCTTCAAGGAACAAGTGTAAAACGAATGTATTCAAGTCGcaatcaacaacaaaaatcagCAGAGAAACAGACACACGCAGAATAAATGCTTATTAATTACTATAACAGCTGAGACGAATATCATGTGACAGCTAGATATAattaaaaaagaagaagaaaaaaaagcaaacgTAAATTATTATTACAATCTGAGATAATatataataacaataaattatatGAAAATACAATTATTTCATGGAGCAGATAGTCGATTGTGGAGCACTGAATAAGAGCCCGAAAGAATGTTCTGTTTGAAATTTGAACCGGATCGATGTTATTTTTTAGATCAGAGCAACCCAGAAATTGCGATGTTTTCAGTATTTGATTTTATAAACGGACGTCAACGTCTCCAAAGCAACCAATATAGCATACGGTCAACTTCTGGTCGCTATTTTCGTTTACTTCAAATAGGTGAATACCTAcctataaaaatgtgaaagtaACAGGAAAAAATTTTAGATCGTGACGCGAGTAAAAGGATGTTCTGTGAGAGCCTGGAGCGAAGCAATTTTCAAATCGTAAGTCTAAAAGATAAGTGGTTAAGAAACATCAGTAGTTGTGAAAGACTAAATACTAGCACCTTCCTCTGTTCAAAAGTTAACCGATGAAGTCCGGAGCGTTTTTTGTTTAggtaaaaaaagttaaaggaaGTTTCAGAGACATGTTACGGTTATGTATGTATCTAGTTGTTATTAAAGATCGTTCCGATGTACAAATACGCGTCGATTCTGATGGGTTTGGTAATGTTTTTACCGGAATTATTTTTCAGTAGAGGCTTTCCTCTATACGAATTAATAACATCAGCAAACACTTCACAAATCTTCAGTATTCCAAGCCGGTTGTTCTGTGAAAGATCTACTGTGTGTCGGATATTTTCAATTGGACAATACTGAAATTTATTTAACACCGACGAGAGAGAATTGGATGACGCAGAAAAAACTCGCCTTCTCTTACGGAGTCGCAGCCAGGTTCACAAAAAGTCTCTTGCCCATAAGATTTCGGGGCTTatcacgggagtcacttcacagtGAAGTGACAACCGTAAAATGCAtggtgaaagtgattcccatttgatttgcacgcgtcttttttcaccgtgagattttttcacttcgttctcaccgtgaagtgactcccgtaatacgCCCCTTCACCTTTCGAGCTATGGTCACAAAGCTTCAATTCAGCCACCGGTACGACTGTCTTCGCATCTTGAGGAATGAAGCAGACGACTACCAGACCTACGCCGGCAATCGTCAGTGTGAAGACTTCGAACTCAACAAACTGGACATCGACCAGTTCAAAGCGCTCATTTTCGTTTATGGACTTAAACCATATAAAGATGCAGACGTTCGGACCAGATTAACATCAAAATTAGAAGCAGACACAACAGTAACGGTCAATCTCCGAATTCCAGCGCCTGTCGAACCTTAAACTTGACACGGTACTTGAGGAGAAGAATCAGCCGTCTTCATCGGTTCAGGCATTTTGGTAACCAAAGTAGCAGAAACATTCTGGTTCCCAACAATCAAGCGAGAAGATCCTTGGACACCGTATTGACAATGTGATGATGAGACCGGAATGACCGCTATTCTAGGACCCCACCACTATCCTCTTCCGACACCCGATGGCATCTTAGCAAACTTACGGGCAGCGAGATTTTCAGTGTCATCGATCGGATCCAATGCCTACTTGCAAGTTGAAGTTGACGACGATTCGAAAAAGCTCCTCACTGACAACACGCATCCAGGTCTTTTCCAGCTCAATCGGTTGGCTCTAGGAATAAATTCTGCACCCGGCGCATTCCAGTAGCCTGATCACTGGAAGGAGTAGCATTTTCTGAACGATTTCAATATCTTTAGCCGTCTTCAAGAATTTGCCTTCAATCTACGGTTGTTCAACTCACCACAACCCTGCTTTGGAAATTTTCGTGGTAGGAGACGCCTCGGTGACAGAAACATGTCAGTTTCCAGAAGGGCAAATTAGAGCCATCGCTCACGCTTCAATAACACTGACGGCTTCCATACAAAATTACAATcaagtggagaaagaagcactTACTCTTGTGTTTGCCGAATTACGCCACACACTCTTGTTTCGTCATTTAAAACTCAGCTACTGGAGGTATTCGGATCCAAAAAAGGAATTTCCCTCTACACAGCCAATCGTCTCCAGAATGTGGCTACTCGGGTTTGATTTCGACGTGGAAAATATGTCAACTGACTAgttcgaatatgcagagcttATCTCTCGGTTGATCAACAGTCACGAGAAGTTAGATGAAGAATTCGTAGTTGTTACAATCGGCATCGGAGGACAGAGATCGTGGagagctggagcaactgtttcggGCTAACGATACGCGCATTTTTTTTGGGATGGTGAACCAATCCTTTAAAGGCtacacaccgagtccagatatgtgtaggGACGTGGAGAAAAACATGATCACAAGCGAGCGCGAGGTGGTTGACAGATGACAGCAGTTCTTCGATGAGCACTTCAATAGCGGAGCAACGGAAGCAGGCGGAATCCTTGGAGTGACTACAAACGACAGTGTCCCAGTTCCCGATTCCCGCCCCTGGAGATCAAATGGAAAGTCGGGTCACTCAAGAACAACAGAGCCGCCGGCAAGGACAGGCTACCGGCAGAGCGCTATAAACATGGACAAAAGGCACTAGCAAACGGCTCTCCACTGGGTAATCTATAGGATTTGGGAGCGACTACCGCGGCATAATGCTGATTAACGCTGCCTACCAATTTCTCTTCCAGATTCTACTCCGCCGTCTATCTCTTTTAGCGGAAGAATTCGTAG
It includes:
- the LOC129728068 gene encoding uncharacterized protein LOC129728068 isoform X2: MSTSERVEWVEIIEPRTKEHMYANLTTGECVWDPPEGVNIKRSDASQWWELFDTNTCRFYYYNVASQKTVWHRPQNCDIIPLAKLQTLKQNTDPGDRKDSHGGTLQHHVSKHHSASAGGGSGTVGKTCGHRTATGVMDYRDRDHHRSSSSGHRSGHDKRSNSDLLASPQGRHSLQHRLPPKTTVTDAGFPMGGRTGTGESHKFCRHGHPSSGTSSRSSQKYLDSGKSSDSSLSSAHGYHRRMQDGGSLRMGTGTAGKKHAGASVGDNCYRMLQESSSSHNIPHSVPSSSVEKLGMSALHHSPLPPPHQMLSYSMSNSSDLAGGGNLSSPSHSMSTPQFKKKFVHDGMGSKSNSTGLKDGSGLVSKHESFDYSGNPSSSISLTRSGSFLSSAGITSAGPMSGTPVSPRPYQQSSQQPSQHGSSHRKGSFDGNNGGASDDSMHEKYFKSVENTPVTRRRHTTASSAKSPSIQQQQKHSSDSSPQSPISPQQAQQQLQQKIARPSALAVELSPGTATGGYNKSSHRSNDSELFNLDITSKPEKYLDKMKIDKGKVSPSSISMGGGSAAQSVGLQKASSSSAKLSSSQTEMAAAVVSQKTSSGKDQFSLNLNKPNLERHNKEMQQKQQTLEKNPGTGSTHTVASNNSSSHNKQQQQLHDRKKTKNYTANQGTGFDFDYDNGNTSPLYCNWDKEKLEHLLPLQHYILEQAKLSGCYGFGEFLDSDSLHSDSQSEHSFSGHEPDNEDSDHSDGRGDYLAHYPYEEYGAFRKDDGGGVSYYNFDFNFGDREEKEDISEEVTAKLESIQDQIYSPVKNHPPLHKYSPFHAAKQSLESSGFGSDSVDRGNLTDSSPAGSQAPLAQQKSINKASLLQRFQENLLSHGSTAGNGKIAEMALLKECDIEKFAQDNLNLHSKGIFRKKSSIQDMLSWTPNAISRPMLSLARDKAGKKMATELFKLVQIYMGDRKARVGMSLNSVAIDIITMAMGQAQLRDELYIQMCRQTTENPTRDSLIRGWELMAICLSFVPPSPTFQPALLGYINRHRDPSFATSFPEVGKWPIHVQISHYATIACRRLDRIGSSGRKQAKKPTEEDINQAREQIFRDSMFGNTLGEVMLLQKDKFPDRQIPWIQTTLSEQVLLLNGKQTEGIFRVPADVDEVNLLKCRLDRWEFPENKGTMDAHAPASLLKLWYRELYDPLIPDELYDECVATEDPVEATAIVEKLPKINRLVLKYLIHFLQQFALPDVVANTKMDSSNLAMVFAPNLLRCQSQDPKVILENARKEMAFMRTLIQHLDTSGVAYLV